Proteins from one Panicum virgatum strain AP13 chromosome 7K, P.virgatum_v5, whole genome shotgun sequence genomic window:
- the LOC120640398 gene encoding ATP-dependent DNA helicase PIF6-like: MAYDNQYPLDDLCNNYPLHFLNSITPNGLPPYELKVKKNCPVILLRNLDPHNGLYNETRLVVRGFQNNSIDAEIVNGQHAGKRVFIPRIPMSPSEDLALPFKFKRKQFPIRLSFAMTINKAQGETIPNVGIYLPEPMFSYGQLYVALSRGVYRESTWLLAKRNMNIDPTGKSTKNIVYRDVLEP; this comes from the coding sequence ATGGCTTATGATAATCAATATCCTCTTGATGACTTATGCAACAATTATCCTCTTCATTTTCTCAACTCGATTACCCCTAATGGGCTGCCCCCTTATGAGTTGAAGGTTAAGAAGAATTGTCCTGTTATATTGCTTCGTAATCTCGATCCTCATAATGGCCTCTACAATGAAACTCGGCTGGTGGTACGGGGATTCCAGAATAATTCGATTGATGCTGAGATTGTTAATGGGCAGCATGCAGGAAAGAGGGTGTTCATACCGAGGATACCAATGTCTCCTTCAGAAGATCTCGCTCTTCCGTTCAAGTTTAAGAGGAAGCAATTTCCCATCCGGTTGAGTTTTGCGATGACAATTAACAAGGCGCAAGGTGAGACCATACCTAATGTTGGTATCTACCTCCCCGAGCCTATGTTTTCATATGGACAGTTGTATGTGGCGCTGTCAAGAGGTGTATATCGTGAGAGTACGTGGCTTCTTGCAAAGAGAAACATGAACATTGATCCTACTGGGAAGAGTACGAAGAATATTGTATATAGAGATGTCTTGGAACCGTGA